In Arcobacter sp. LA11, the sequence GAATAATTGAAGTTGCTGCTATTGCTCAAGATTATTATAAAGGTACTCAAGTTGTATTTTTATCTTTAGATGTCTATGCAAGAACTTTTGCATTATTTAAAGGTATAAAAGCAGAAACACTACATGATGATAAATCTACAGTTCCAAAGTTTGAATTTGTAAAATTTATAAATGTAGATTCTTCTTTATTTAACTCTCTTGATGGTAGTGATATAACTATATATGATGAAGAATACTCTTCTGAAAATTTCTGTTATGCTTTTGAAAGTGATGATGGAAACTCTACTTATGGAATCATTTTAAATAAAAGAATAAATATTTTAACAGAAGCAGATTTTAAAACTATGCAAGTTAAACCTGTTAATTTAAAACAAAAACTTTTTATGAAAGCAATTTTAACTGATATGTTTGATTTACTTGTTATTGATGCAAAAGCAGGTTCAGGAAAGACTCTTATGTCTATGGTTTCAGCTATGAGACTTATTGATTTAGGACACTACGATAAAATTGTTTATGTTAGAAACTCTATAGAATCACTTGATAAAGGTGCTGATATAGGATATTTAGCAGGGAATGACGAAAAATTTAGAATTTATAATATGGCTTTACAGGATACTTTAGAATTTGTAGCAAAAAAACAACTTAAAAAAAGTGAAAACAAAGAGAATAAAGAATCAATAGAATCTAAAATTTCAGAACTTACATCTAAATATTGTATTGAAACATTATGGCCTGGGGAAGCTAGAGGAAGAACACTTTCTGAAGCAATTGTCATTATGGATGAGTGGCAAAACTCTTCTGAAAAAACTACCCAATTAATTTTAAGTAGACTTGACGAATCTTGTATGGCAATAGTAATTGGATCAAATAGACAAATAGATAATCTATATTTAAATAAATATAACAATGGTCTTACAACACTATTAAAACAAACAAGACAAGAGCATCCAGAAGTAAAAATGTTTGCGATAGAACTAGAAAAAGCAGTTCGAGGTAAGTTTGCAGAATTTACAGAAAGAATATTTGAAAGGAAAAGATAATCCAAAGTAGACTAATCAATGATACTATTTATAATCATATTCAGTATACAAAACTTGAAGATAAAATTCTTCAAACAAAGATACTGAATAGATTACAATTTATCACACAAAATGCTTTAGCATATTTTTCATATCCATCTATTACTACTAAGAGATTTATTCATTCTTTAGGAACTATGCATCTAAGTTCATATATTTTTAAAAATGCTTTGCTTAATGCGCATAAAGAGACAAAAAACTCTTTCTTAAAAGATTTAAAAAAAGCAGTTAAATCTATAATCAAAGAAGAGAAACTAAATATAAATCTAGATGATTTAGCATATTTTGATAACAAAGCTTTATATCAATTTACTATTCCAACAAAAAATAAAAAAGATAGAGTTATTTATACTATTATTTTACAAACTATTAGACTTGTTGGACTTCTTCATGATGTAGGGCATTTGCCATTTTCACACCAAGTAGAATATGCACTTGAAAAAGTTTACCACAGTATAAAACAAGAAGAAAATCTTTCAAAAAAAGAGTTAGATTTTATAAAAATCTATGAAGAGATAACTGAAAACTCTAGTGAAGTTCTCCATGAGGCAATAGGAAAACAACTTCTAATTATTTTATTTGAATATGAAATTTTTGATTTAATTAAAGAGAATGATGAAAAAGATTTAATAAAACTTATTAAGATTCTTGCAATAAAAATTTTAAAGAATAAAAAATATAAAGGCTTTGATTTTTCTGTTTTACATAAAGTAATTGATAGTACAGTTGATGCAGATAGATTAGATTATATAAATAGAGATATGCTAGCAAGTGGTTATATAACTGGTCCAAATGACCATATTAGAATTACTAAAGAAGCAGTCTTAGTCGAAGAAAATGGAAAGTACCACTTGTGTTATTTTGACATGAGTTTAATAGATATTGAACACATGCTGGAGATGAGATTTAATCTTTATAAAAAAGTAATATTCAATCATGGTATTGCAAAAACAGATGCTATTTTAGAAAACGTAGTGCAATATTTAGCAAAAAAATATTTTGATAAAGAAGAAGAAAATTATAAACTTTCAGATTCTATTTCTATGCTTTGGAACTTTGCAAAACATAAAGATATAGAAAAAAGACTTGACACAATATCACAACTAGATGAAAACTGGTTAATTTCTTTATTTAAAGAAGAGTATTTTTATATAAAAAGAAAAAAAGAACTATCTCACGAAGATAAAAAATATATTTACTGTTTTGAAGAAGTCCTTTTTGGGAAAAGATATTTTAGAAGTCCTTGGAAAAATCTAAATGAATTTTACAAAGTATTAGGTTTTACAACTATTCAAAGATATCAATTTAGAGAAAGTTTTGGAAATATAACACACAAAAGAAGAATAGAGTTACAAGATAGACTTGATAATTTTATAACAAAATGGGAAAAAGAAGATAAAGAACTTTTCTTTACATATCAAATAGTTTCATTTAAAATTGGTATAGAAAAAAGTTTTTCCTTTTATGATGGAGAAAATTTAATTAATATAGATGAAATATCAACTTTAAGAAAAAGACTTAAACAATCTATGTTAAATACTGTTCCTTTTTATATATACTCAAATAAGAAAAATATGAATGAAGAGATGAAAGAAGATTTAAGACAAATACTTTTTGAAGTTTTTGATAACTAATATTACAAATTGAAATATTTTTTGGCTCTTCAAAAATCTTACACTAAAATACTTATATAAAACAAATAAAGGTTTAAAATGAGTATTTTAGGGAAATGCCCATACTGCGAAGCAAATGTTATATCAAAAAAAATAACTGCACAAGGAAAACAAATCAAACTATACTCTTGTGAAAATGCAAAAAAAGAGTATGATGATAGTGAACAATATGTTTTCACAGCAGATTCAACTTGTACTTTTAGAGTATATTCAAACGCTTTTTTAAAATGGAATAAACGCTCTTTTTCTGAATATGAGATGAAAAAATTACTTCAAAATGAACAAACTATAATAAGACTTCATGGAAGAAAAGGAACTAGAGAATATTTTAAATATGTAATTGCAGACAAAGAGTATGGAGTCTCAATTCTTTGGGATGAAGAGGTAGAGGAAAAAGTTTCTTAACTTATTCGCACTCTACATCTTTTAATATAGCTTCCTCTTTTTTAAAGTGTTCACATTGTTTTTTTGACATTGTAGAATTAGAAACCTTTGCATTCCAAAAAATTACATTTTCTATTTTTAATCCAAAAAAATCTATTTCATCAAAAATTGAGTAAGCTCCACCTGCATTTGTAAAGTCTACATTTTCAAAAGAAGTATCTAAAAACCTTGCTGACCAAATAGATAAATTCTCACACTTCAAATTTTCTAAAGTAGCATTTGAAAGGTTTACGCCTTTGAATATAGTATTATTACATTTTGCATTTATAAGTTCTACTCCTGAAAGATTAGAAGCCCTTACATTTGCACCATTTAGATTTGTATTTGTTAAGTTTGCACCCCAAAGGTTAGATTTTAATAAATTTGTATTTTCTAAATTTGCACCACTTAAATTTGAACTTGTTAAATTTACTTTTTCTAAATTTTTACCACTTAGATTTACATTTGTTAAATCACATTCTTGACAAATATTAGTTTCTAAAAGTTTTTTTAAATCTGTTTCACTATATGAAAAAAGTGAAGAAAAGAATAAGGCTATTATTAATATATATTTCATATTTACTCTATTTAACTTGCTTTATAATATCTAAAAACTGAGCTTCTCTTGTACCACCAATTTTTTTAGATAATAATTTCATATCTTTAGGATCAGCAAAATAAAATGTTGGAATACCTATAAACTTGTAAGGTAAGATTTCCTTGTCTTTTTTAATATCCATTATTACAGAAACATAATTATCATTTGTATAAGAGATAATCTCTTTATCTTTAAAAACTTTTTTCTTCATATAATTACACTCTGGACATGTTGGAGTAGAATACATTATCATGAGTTTTTTGTTTTCTTTTATAGCTTTTTGTTTTGCTATATTTAAATCTTTTTCAAAATTTATACCAGCTGCAAATAAAGATACTGTAAAAAATAGTATTGTTGTAAGTAATTTCATAAAAACTCCTTTTATAAGAAATCATTATAATTGATTATCTTAAAAGGAGTCTAAAAATTTATAATTAAATTAGTCTTCTCTTGAAGTAGTTTCTAATAAGTGATATCCAAATTGAGTTTGAACTGGACCATGAACAGTATTCAAAGCTTTGTTAAAAACTACTGCATCAAATTCTGGAACCATTTGACCTTGTGAAAAATGACCTAAATCTCCACCTTGAGCACCTGAAGGACATTGAGAATACTCTTTTGCTAAATCTTCAAATGTTTCACCATTTTCAATTCTTGTTTTTAATTCATTACATAACTCTTCTGATTCTACTAATAAGTGTCTAGCTGTTGCTGTTGCCATATTGTTATTTCCTTTAAATTTTTTTGAATTTTAACATAATTACTTTTCAAAGACTTTAAAGTATTTACCTTTTATCTTCCCTCTCTCTAAACCTTTTACAGCTTTTTTTATAACTTCTTTTTTAACTGCAACATAAGAGACAAAATCTAATATATTTATTTTTCCTATATCATTTTTATCAAGTCCAACACCAGCTGTTAAAGCACCTAAAATATCCCCTGCTCTAACCTTCTGTTTCTTTCCACCAAGAATAAAAATAGATCTAAAATCTGAATCAATTTTATAGTTCATATCATCTACAACTGTAGTCATATCTTCAAACTCAACATCATCAAATTTTTCTTTAATTAAATCCATTCTATTATCATCTATATTAGTAGCTAAAGTTACGGCAAGTCCATTTTTCCCAGCACGTGCTGTCCTTCCTATTCTATGAGTATGAACCATCTCATTTCGCGCTACATCATAATTTATTACTAAATCTATATCATCAATATGTAAACCTCTAGAAGCAACATCAGTAGCTATTAAAATAGGATATGATTTATTTGAGAAAAGAATAATAGTTTCATCTCTATCTCTTTGGTCTAAATCAGAATGAAGTGTTAAAACATCTAATCCTAAATCAAGTAAATCATCTGTCAATTCATCACATTTTATTTTTGTGTTACAAAATATAAGCACTGATTTTGATTTATTTGAAGAAATAAGTGAAGGAATTAAAGCTGTCTTTACCTCTTCTGTTACACTATAAAATTTTTGATTTATTACTTCACTTGTATGTACTGCTTCGCTTTGCACAAAAATTGGTTTATTTAATATTTCATTTGATAATTTTTTAATATTATCTTCATAAGTAGCAGAGAAAAGTAAAGATTGTCTATATTGTGGAACATTTTCAATAATCTTTAAAATATCTTCATAAAATCCCATATCTAGCATCTTATCTGCTTCGTCTAGTACTAACATATTTACATTTGAAAAGTCAACTTTTGTTTCATGTATATGTTGTAATATTCGTCCAGGAGTACCAACTACAATATGCGCACCATGATTTAATGATGCAACTTGGGGCTTAAAAGGAACTCCTCCACATAAAGTAAGTACTTTTACATTATGAATATGTCGTGAAAGTTTTCTTATTTCTACTGCAATTTGATTTGCAAGCTCTCTTGTAGGAGCCAAAACAATTGACTGAATTCTAAACTTTTTTACATTTAAAGCATTTACAATTGGAATTGAAAAAGCAAGTGTTTTTCCAGAACCAGTTTTAGCCTGTCCAACTACATCTTTACCATCTAAAATAGAAGGTAAAGATTTTTCTTGTATTGAAGTTAAATTAGAAAAACCTAATGTTTCTAAATTCTTTTTAAACTCACTTGGTATTTCTAAATCTTTTAAATTTGAGATAAATTATCCTTAATTATATTTTTTTAAAATAGTATGATACTGACAAAATTATAGCTAAAATAACCGCGACTCCATAGTATTTGTACTCTTCTGCATAAGTTAAAACAATCTCTCCCATTAAGTAACTTACTCCACCAATAACTATTGCCCAAGCAATAGCTGCAAGTGCATTATACATAGTGAATTTTTTAAATGAATATTTTGTAAGTCCCATAGCAAGAGGAATTAAAGTTTTTATTCCATAAATATATTTTTGAAGAAAAACTACAGTTGAACCATATTTACGCATAAGAAGATGAGCTAAAGCTACTTTTCTACCATATTTTTTCATAGTATCATTTGCATATGCTTTGTTTGTTCGTGCCATATAAAATAAAAACTGATCTCCTATAAAATTTGAAGTTCCTGCAACAACCATTGAAACTACTATATTTAAATCACCAGCATATGATAAGACACCTGCAATTACAAGCCCTACAAAACCTCCACCGAAAGAATATAAAAATAGTGCAATATATCCCCAGTCTCTAATAAACTCTTCCAACTTAAACCTTTATCTCAAAAAACTCTAAAGATTCTTCAACTTCACTATCATCTAAATCAATTGACTCATCTTCTATTTTTTCTTTTATTTTATTAATTATGTAATTCTTCACTTTAACTCTTGTATCTTCAATATCATCGACTATTACAAAACCGTTAAATTGAATTTCATTGTCATAGAATACAAAAGTTCCATTACAATTTGATTCTATAAATTCTGAAATTTCTCTATATGAAATATCACAGGGTGTACAGTTCCAACCATAGTCTTCAATTTCTTTATCTTCAAA encodes:
- a CDS encoding PhoH family protein produces the protein MKEKVYVLDTNIILQNVQNLSRISDNSTNNIVIPETVLLELEDKKKLTNELGYYSREFARLLAKMKIKEVDYKTGFKVVKLYNDELTLHIISKDAYESEIEQVHLSESNDKRIIEVAAIAQDYYKGTQVVFLSLDVYARTFALFKGIKAETLHDDKSTVPKFEFVKFINVDSSLFNSLDGSDITIYDEEYSSENFCYAFESDDGNSTYGIILNKRINILTEADFKTMQVKPVNLKQKLFMKAILTDMFDLLVIDAKAGSGKTLMSMVSAMRLIDLGHYDKIVYVRNSIESLDKGADIGYLAGNDEKFRIYNMALQDTLEFVAKKQLKKSENKENKESIESKISELTSKYCIETLWPGEARGRTLSEAIVIMDEWQNSSEKTTQLILSRLDESCMAIVIGSNRQIDNLYLNKYNNGLTTLLKQTRQEHPEVKMFAIELEKAVRGKFAEFTERIFERKR
- a CDS encoding pentapeptide repeat-containing protein, translated to MKYILIIALFFSSLFSYSETDLKKLLETNICQECDLTNVNLSGKNLEKVNLTSSNLSGANLENTNLLKSNLWGANLTNTNLNGANVRASNLSGVELINAKCNNTIFKGVNLSNATLENLKCENLSIWSARFLDTSFENVDFTNAGGAYSIFDEIDFFGLKIENVIFWNAKVSNSTMSKKQCEHFKKEEAILKDVECE
- a CDS encoding thioredoxin fold domain-containing protein; the protein is MKLLTTILFFTVSLFAAGINFEKDLNIAKQKAIKENKKLMIMYSTPTCPECNYMKKKVFKDKEIISYTNDNYVSVIMDIKKDKEILPYKFIGIPTFYFADPKDMKLLSKKIGGTREAQFLDIIKQVK
- a CDS encoding peptidylprolyl isomerase; this translates as MATATARHLLVESEELCNELKTRIENGETFEDLAKEYSQCPSGAQGGDLGHFSQGQMVPEFDAVVFNKALNTVHGPVQTQFGYHLLETTSRED
- the dbpA gene encoding ATP-dependent RNA helicase DbpA codes for the protein MSNLKDLEIPSEFKKNLETLGFSNLTSIQEKSLPSILDGKDVVGQAKTGSGKTLAFSIPIVNALNVKKFRIQSIVLAPTRELANQIAVEIRKLSRHIHNVKVLTLCGGVPFKPQVASLNHGAHIVVGTPGRILQHIHETKVDFSNVNMLVLDEADKMLDMGFYEDILKIIENVPQYRQSLLFSATYEDNIKKLSNEILNKPIFVQSEAVHTSEVINQKFYSVTEEVKTALIPSLISSNKSKSVLIFCNTKIKCDELTDDLLDLGLDVLTLHSDLDQRDRDETIILFSNKSYPILIATDVASRGLHIDDIDLVINYDVARNEMVHTHRIGRTARAGKNGLAVTLATNIDDNRMDLIKEKFDDVEFEDMTTVVDDMNYKIDSDFRSIFILGGKKQKVRAGDILGALTAGVGLDKNDIGKINILDFVSYVAVKKEVIKKAVKGLERGKIKGKYFKVFEK
- a CDS encoding DedA family protein yields the protein MEEFIRDWGYIALFLYSFGGGFVGLVIAGVLSYAGDLNIVVSMVVAGTSNFIGDQFLFYMARTNKAYANDTMKKYGRKVALAHLLMRKYGSTVVFLQKYIYGIKTLIPLAMGLTKYSFKKFTMYNALAAIAWAIVIGGVSYLMGEIVLTYAEEYKYYGVAVILAIILSVSYYFKKI